A single Calypte anna isolate BGI_N300 chromosome 5A, bCalAnn1_v1.p, whole genome shotgun sequence DNA region contains:
- the FOS gene encoding LOW QUALITY PROTEIN: proto-oncogene c-Fos (The sequence of the model RefSeq protein was modified relative to this genomic sequence to represent the inferred CDS: inserted 3 bases in 3 codons; deleted 4 bases in 2 codons) produces MMYQGFTGEYETPSSRCSSASPAGDSLTYYPSPADSFSSMGSPVNPQDFCTDLAVSSASFVPTVTAISTSPDLQWLVQPTLISSVAPSQSRGHPYGVSAPAPAAYSRXAVLKAPGGRGQSIGRRGKVEQLSPEEEEKRRIRRERNKMAAAKCRNRRRELTDTLQAETDQLEEEKSALQAEIANLLKEKEKLEFILAAHRPACKMPEELRFSEELAAATALDLGTPSPPVAEEAAFALPLMAEAAPAVPPKENAAALELKAEPFDELLFPTGPREAXRSVPDMDLPGASSFYASDWESLGAGTXRELEPLCTPVVTCTPCPSTYTSTFVFTYPEADAFPSCAAGTGKGSSSNEPSSDSLSSPTLLAL; encoded by the exons ATGATGTACCAGGGCTTCACCGGGGAGTACGAGACGCCCTCCTCTCGCTGCAGCAGCGCTTCCCCGGCCGGGGATAGCCTAACCTATTACCCTTCCCCGGCGGACTCCTTCTCCAGCATGGGCTCGCCCGTCAACCCACAG GACTTCTGCACCGACCTGGCCGTCTCCAGCGCCAGCTTCGTACCCACGGTGACGGCTATCTCTACCAGCCCTGATCTGCAGTGGCTGGTGCAGCCCACCCTCATCTCTTCGGTGGCCCCCTCCCAGAGCCGCGGGCACCCCTACGGCGTATCAGCGCCCGCCCCCGCCGCCTACTCCC CCGCAGTACTGAAGGCGCCGGGCGGCCGCGGGCAGAGCATCGGCCGCAGGGGCAAAGTCGAGCAG CTgtcccctgaggaggaggagaagagaagaatccGCCGGGAAAGGAACAAGATGGCAGCAGCCAAGTGCCGCAACCGGCGGCGGGAGCTCACCGACACGCTGCAAGCG GAGACCgaccagctggaggaggagaaatcGGCGCTGCAGGCAGAGATCGCTAACctgctgaaggagaaggagaaactGGAGTTCATCCTGGCGGCCCACCGGCCCGCCTGCAAGATGCCCGAGGAGCTGCGCTTCTCTGAGGAGCTGGCGGCTGCTACCGCGCTGGACCTaggcacccccagcccccccgtGGCCGAGGAGGCTGCCTTCGCTCTGCCGCTGATGGCTGAAGCCGCACCGGCCGTGCCGCCCAAAGAGAACGCAGCGGCG CTGGAGCTGAAGGCTGAGCCCTTCGACGAGCTGCTTTTCCCCACGGGGCCACGGGAGG TCCGCTCCGTGCCCGACATGGACCTGCCTGGAGCCTCCTCCTTCTATGCGTCGGACTGGGAGTCACTGGGCGCCGGGA AGCGTGAGCTGGAGCCCCTCTGCACCCCTGTGGTGACCTGCACCCCGTGCCCCAGCACCTACACCTCCACCTTCGTCTTCACCTACCCTGAGGCGGATGCCTTCCCCAGTTGCGCTGCCGGC ACCggaaagggcagcagcagcaacgaGCCTTCATCCGACTCCCTCAGCTCTCCCACCCTCCTGGCCTTGTGA